A window from Leptospira meyeri encodes these proteins:
- a CDS encoding HPP family protein: MFFWIHDGRILPNPPATYADRVHKIHPGGKSSPVSGKGEETSPPPTSSFLHRSPGDVYQESAGQTEKPVYFLHEIMSKPAFSLPSSETISNCLDFMLENGIRHLPITNDLGALVGFVSDRDILEKSKSYERDWPISDIMTKRVLVGSPGSEIRGVTKVLLEERIGCIPVVDDDNHPIGIITRSDLLRLLLKYPNLNIIA; the protein is encoded by the coding sequence ATGTTCTTTTGGATTCACGATGGACGCATTTTACCCAATCCACCGGCAACTTACGCCGATCGAGTCCACAAAATCCACCCCGGAGGGAAGTCTTCACCTGTTTCAGGGAAAGGAGAAGAAACCTCCCCACCTCCCACCTCTTCTTTTTTGCATCGCTCACCGGGTGATGTGTATCAGGAATCAGCGGGCCAAACGGAAAAACCGGTCTATTTCCTCCATGAAATCATGTCAAAACCTGCTTTCAGTCTTCCCTCTTCCGAAACCATATCCAATTGTTTGGATTTTATGTTGGAAAACGGAATCCGGCACCTCCCCATCACAAACGATTTAGGGGCTCTAGTCGGTTTTGTTTCTGATAGGGACATTTTAGAAAAAAGTAAGTCTTACGAGAGGGACTGGCCCATTTCAGACATTATGACCAAGCGAGTGTTAGTCGGATCTCCGGGATCAGAAATTAGAGGGGTAACCAAAGTACTTTTGGAAGAAAGAATTGGATGTATTCCTGTGGTAGATGACGATAATCATCCTATTGGTATTATCACTCGTTCAGATTTACTCCGGTTGTTGTTGAAATATCCAAATTTAAATATCATTGCTTAA
- a CDS encoding AMP-dependent synthetase/ligase, translated as MTQHYDNLYQALTHVAETQPNKISFRKRKSAKDFPGISFGDLKQFVDHLSLGFIELGVEVGDRIGFFCDATVNWLRTDISILTSGAVVVPRGTDIVREEILYILNHSEAKFLVVQKPKDKKRIDDLLGELPHLKQIFILENDQGDLYTGENSILSIAEKGNERWGQNGKQTLENRIRQTDPDALSTLIYTSGTTGNPKGVMLSQKGWITAIQNTISRLDMNSNDNAVSLLPPWHAFERAIEYAGIFLGIDFLVSNMSSLKDDLRDFRPTIFPSVPRIWESVYNGIIAKVAKEGGFKEKLFHFFLRFGSTWAHYYAMCFGFEFEIKKPNFIVSLVKRTYAFLILVFLSPLKLISIQIFSAIHKALGGRIRICISAGSALPSVVDGFLSAIGLKVLEGYGMTETSAVVSIRSNTKPTKGTVGIPIAGYQIRLKDDTGKILTDVGAKGTLWIKSKQILKGYYKRPELNQVVFDTDGFFDTGDLMMISHRNELVFAGRSKDTIALIGGENVEPIPIEDKLLTSSFIDQVMVVGHDKKTLGALIVPNFEAVETKIPGISKEKADEWNANPKVRELYRAEISRIISRENGFKGFEMIPANNFYVVPRPFDPDVEMTRTLKMKRNVISDVFSKQIEGIYQ; from the coding sequence ATGACCCAACACTACGATAACCTCTACCAAGCCCTCACCCACGTTGCAGAAACTCAGCCAAATAAAATTTCCTTTCGGAAGCGAAAATCGGCCAAAGATTTCCCTGGAATCAGCTTCGGAGATCTGAAACAGTTTGTCGACCACTTGAGTTTGGGTTTTATCGAACTTGGTGTGGAGGTTGGTGACCGGATTGGATTTTTCTGTGATGCCACAGTCAATTGGCTTAGGACTGACATTTCGATTTTAACCTCCGGGGCCGTGGTAGTGCCAAGGGGAACAGACATTGTCCGTGAAGAGATTCTTTATATTCTAAACCATTCCGAAGCAAAATTCCTGGTAGTTCAAAAACCGAAAGATAAAAAACGAATTGATGATCTGTTAGGTGAACTTCCGCACCTCAAACAAATTTTTATTTTGGAAAATGACCAAGGTGATTTGTATACGGGTGAAAATTCAATCCTATCAATCGCCGAAAAAGGCAACGAGAGATGGGGTCAGAACGGCAAACAAACGTTAGAGAATAGGATTCGTCAAACTGATCCTGATGCACTTTCCACTTTGATTTACACTTCTGGAACCACGGGGAATCCCAAAGGTGTGATGTTATCCCAAAAAGGATGGATCACAGCCATTCAAAATACAATTTCTCGCCTGGATATGAATTCAAACGATAATGCCGTAAGTTTACTCCCTCCATGGCATGCATTTGAAAGAGCCATTGAATATGCAGGAATTTTTCTTGGGATCGACTTTTTAGTTTCCAATATGTCGTCATTAAAAGATGACCTAAGAGACTTTCGACCTACAATTTTTCCTTCTGTTCCAAGAATTTGGGAATCGGTTTATAACGGAATCATTGCTAAAGTTGCAAAAGAAGGTGGGTTTAAAGAAAAGTTATTCCATTTCTTTTTAAGATTTGGTTCCACTTGGGCGCATTATTATGCAATGTGTTTTGGTTTCGAATTTGAAATTAAAAAACCGAACTTCATTGTGTCTCTCGTAAAACGTACCTATGCCTTTTTGATTTTAGTGTTTCTCTCTCCATTAAAACTAATTAGCATTCAAATTTTTTCTGCCATTCATAAAGCCTTAGGAGGAAGGATTCGGATCTGTATTTCTGCTGGTTCTGCTCTTCCAAGTGTTGTGGATGGATTTTTATCTGCCATAGGACTAAAGGTTTTGGAAGGATATGGGATGACAGAAACTTCAGCTGTTGTTTCCATACGGTCCAATACAAAACCAACCAAAGGTACAGTGGGGATTCCAATTGCTGGTTATCAAATTCGACTAAAGGATGATACTGGTAAGATACTCACAGATGTTGGAGCGAAAGGAACTCTTTGGATCAAATCAAAACAAATTTTAAAAGGTTACTACAAACGTCCAGAACTCAACCAAGTTGTTTTTGATACTGACGGTTTTTTTGATACTGGAGATTTAATGATGATCTCCCATCGAAACGAATTGGTTTTTGCTGGTCGTTCTAAGGATACTATCGCTCTGATTGGTGGAGAAAACGTAGAACCCATTCCGATTGAAGACAAACTATTAACTTCTTCTTTTATCGACCAAGTAATGGTTGTGGGGCATGACAAAAAAACTCTTGGTGCTCTCATTGTTCCCAACTTTGAAGCAGTGGAGACAAAGATCCCTGGCATTTCTAAAGAAAAAGCAGATGAGTGGAATGCCAATCCCAAGGTTCGGGAGTTATACCGAGCAGAAATTTCACGCATTATATCTCGCGAAAACGGATTCAAAGGGTTTGAGATGATACCAGCTAACAATTTCTATGTGGTTCCTCGGCCATTTGATCCCGATGTCGAAATGACACGAACTTTAAAAATGAAGAGAAATGTCATTTCTGATGTATTCTCAAAACAAATTGAAGGAATTTACCAATGA
- a CDS encoding TPM domain-containing protein, producing the protein MKCFPLLSLILFCSFCNLIKDPYPELTGPVVDPTGFLPNEVKIELEKRLLEEEKKTTNQLVIYITDSLEKNTIEEEAIAVFEKWKLGSKEKDNGILLLLAPNNRKVRIEAGYGLEDTLTDILSKRIIDEIIIPNMKSGNSSEAVRLGTIAILDQLRTGSASFLEKNCPEPFNDVEKELHPDTIPLLKKEIKALSNLHFQFCVLPSETTWGLEAKATKLLLNNQDTKENKNKVIFVVSPKNGFMGTIVTSPELGWSLSRNKINTIFNRRYQEKQQSDFTNYSYLSFLDMLNYLKHKNKQVITEGTGVYDPHDVLESFSYERAKDTVNEIESNFKIKTQILFLDTNTDLALDAKKFHYLAFKNSPAITILFSLNRKELYVHTDHNTFLPFASNDPENEQKLLNSKIRSEIESDLKSGDIDWICIRAAEATNYFLYHLTKLDPSQKEESKKETVKPTLEPHFLWKWYFALSFLIGFLGFIGGEGFLFFNALFFILWQRIRLHTSFLYDSPNIYQTISFFSSIFLALILVMIFRKLGWSNKVHSALTNFMTSPSSGGFGSSSGSSYRSSSSSYSGGGGRSGGGGASGSW; encoded by the coding sequence ATGAAATGTTTTCCACTCCTTTCACTCATCTTATTTTGTAGTTTTTGTAATCTAATTAAGGATCCATACCCCGAACTCACAGGTCCCGTGGTTGATCCTACTGGCTTTTTGCCGAATGAAGTAAAAATAGAATTAGAAAAACGATTATTAGAGGAAGAAAAAAAAACAACAAACCAACTCGTGATTTATATTACGGATTCGTTAGAAAAAAATACCATAGAGGAAGAAGCGATTGCAGTTTTTGAAAAATGGAAACTAGGATCCAAAGAAAAGGACAATGGTATATTACTTTTATTAGCTCCCAATAATAGAAAGGTTCGCATTGAAGCTGGTTATGGTCTAGAAGACACTCTTACAGACATCCTTTCCAAGCGAATCATTGATGAAATCATTATCCCCAATATGAAATCAGGTAACTCATCGGAGGCAGTACGTTTAGGCACAATCGCAATACTAGACCAATTGAGAACAGGTTCCGCCTCTTTTTTGGAGAAAAATTGCCCAGAACCTTTTAATGATGTCGAAAAAGAGTTACATCCAGATACAATTCCGCTTTTAAAAAAGGAAATTAAAGCTCTATCCAATTTGCACTTTCAATTTTGTGTATTACCATCTGAAACCACCTGGGGATTAGAGGCAAAAGCAACAAAGTTACTTTTAAATAACCAAGATACCAAAGAAAATAAAAACAAAGTGATATTTGTTGTTTCTCCTAAAAATGGTTTTATGGGGACCATTGTCACTTCCCCCGAACTCGGATGGTCACTCAGTCGCAATAAAATAAACACAATCTTCAACAGAAGATACCAAGAAAAACAACAATCAGATTTTACGAACTACAGTTATCTTTCTTTTTTAGATATGCTCAACTATCTAAAGCATAAAAACAAACAAGTCATTACGGAAGGTACAGGAGTTTACGATCCCCATGATGTATTAGAATCATTTTCATATGAACGAGCAAAAGATACAGTAAACGAAATCGAGTCCAATTTTAAAATAAAAACACAAATTCTATTTCTTGATACAAACACCGATTTAGCACTAGACGCAAAAAAATTCCATTACTTAGCTTTTAAAAATTCACCTGCAATCACAATTTTATTTTCACTGAACAGGAAAGAGCTCTATGTTCATACTGATCATAATACATTTCTCCCATTTGCATCAAATGATCCAGAAAATGAACAAAAACTTCTAAATTCAAAAATTAGATCTGAAATAGAATCCGATTTAAAGTCGGGAGACATTGATTGGATATGTATCAGAGCAGCAGAAGCAACAAACTATTTTCTTTATCATTTAACTAAGTTAGATCCTTCTCAAAAGGAAGAATCAAAAAAAGAAACCGTAAAACCAACGTTAGAGCCACATTTTTTATGGAAGTGGTATTTTGCTCTTTCCTTTTTGATCGGTTTTTTGGGGTTTATTGGAGGTGAAGGTTTTCTATTCTTTAATGCATTGTTTTTTATTCTCTGGCAAAGAATAAGACTACATACTTCCTTCTTATATGATTCACCTAACATATACCAAACCATTTCATTTTTTAGTTCTATATTTTTGGCACTAATCCTTGTTATGATCTTTCGAAAACTTGGATGGTCCAATAAAGTTCACAGTGCACTCACAAACTTCATGACTTCCCCCTCAAGTGGTGGATTTGGTTCTAGTTCCGGGTCAAGCTACAGGTCATCAAGTAGCTCCTATTCCGGTGGCGGCGGACGGTCGGGAGGTGGTGGTGCGAGTGGAAGTTGGTGA
- a CDS encoding sodium:solute symporter encodes MIWDLFVLVFYFIIVFYFGFHFAKNNQKEEDFYLAKKEIHWIFLLLSLVATETSSLTFLSIPSLSFKGDYRFLEIAFGYLIGRTIVALYLLPSYFSGNTISVYEYVGNRFGKSPQKTISFVFTISRLLGDGIRLYVSSLPIAFLLERMGLNFSPELLGIFALTILSIVTIIYSVVGGFRAIVFTDVLQWFIYIIGGIFALGLLVLKLDIDLGESISQLQNLGKWNFLVLDYLPTGDNSYFIIFALIGGAFISIGSHGTDLMLVQRVIATKNLVSGQKILIGSAIVVILQFFLFLLIGSFLYLFYAGQNMAPDKVFSQFIINEVPSPFLGILVAAILASAMSTLSSTINSLSLTWARDWEMDRWFSPKVLSLFFGITLFGSSLIPYFLIQTWEKGILEMGLTIFSYTLGPSIAVFFLARGKTNLPVSGFVFSTFFLLSILSTVAIGLGFQISFTLLVPIGFGTLLFLVQISHFFRKKN; translated from the coding sequence ATGATTTGGGACTTATTCGTTCTTGTATTTTATTTTATCATCGTATTTTATTTTGGATTTCATTTTGCAAAAAACAACCAAAAAGAAGAGGATTTTTATTTAGCAAAAAAAGAAATCCATTGGATTTTTCTTTTACTTTCTCTTGTCGCAACGGAAACTTCAAGTTTAACATTTTTAAGTATTCCATCGTTATCATTTAAAGGTGATTATCGGTTCCTAGAAATTGCGTTCGGGTATTTGATTGGAAGAACCATCGTTGCCTTATACCTTTTGCCATCTTATTTTTCTGGAAATACCATTTCTGTTTACGAATATGTAGGAAATCGATTTGGCAAATCTCCACAAAAAACTATCTCATTTGTATTTACCATTTCTCGACTTTTAGGTGATGGAATCAGATTGTATGTTAGTTCTTTACCAATTGCTTTTTTATTGGAAAGAATGGGTTTAAATTTTTCACCAGAACTTCTGGGGATCTTTGCTCTTACCATTCTTAGCATCGTTACCATCATTTACTCTGTGGTAGGTGGATTTCGGGCCATTGTATTTACCGATGTACTTCAATGGTTTATTTATATCATCGGCGGAATATTTGCTTTAGGACTTCTTGTTTTAAAGTTGGATATAGATTTGGGAGAAAGTATAAGCCAATTACAAAATTTAGGAAAGTGGAACTTTTTGGTTTTGGATTATCTTCCCACAGGAGATAATAGTTATTTTATCATATTTGCACTGATAGGTGGTGCGTTCATTTCGATTGGATCTCACGGAACCGATCTAATGCTTGTTCAACGAGTCATAGCCACAAAAAATTTGGTCTCAGGTCAAAAGATTTTAATTGGAAGTGCAATTGTTGTAATCCTACAATTTTTTCTTTTTCTACTGATCGGCTCATTCCTTTATTTATTTTATGCGGGCCAGAACATGGCTCCTGATAAAGTCTTTAGCCAATTCATTATCAATGAAGTTCCTTCTCCTTTTCTTGGCATCCTTGTTGCGGCTATCCTTGCTAGTGCCATGTCCACATTGAGTTCTACAATCAATTCCCTTTCTTTGACTTGGGCCAGGGATTGGGAAATGGACCGGTGGTTTAGCCCCAAAGTTCTTTCACTCTTTTTTGGGATCACCCTTTTTGGTTCCAGTCTCATTCCTTACTTTCTCATCCAAACTTGGGAGAAAGGAATATTAGAAATGGGACTCACCATCTTTTCCTACACCTTGGGACCATCCATTGCTGTATTCTTTTTAGCTCGTGGGAAAACCAATTTGCCTGTTTCTGGATTTGTGTTTTCAACGTTTTTTCTCTTAAGCATTCTCTCTACAGTGGCCATTGGACTTGGATTTCAAATTTCCTTCACCCTTCTTGTCCCCATCGGATTTGGAACTTTGTTATTTCTTGTTCAAATTTCCCATTTCTTCCGTAAAAAAAATTGA
- a CDS encoding TetR/AcrR family transcriptional regulator, translated as MKPKQKILESSFALFREKGFQATGIAEILDKAGAYKKTLYDHFKSKDDIGFEYLNYLSEQQRVVMLKVLAKANNMSDFIEKWVNFIVRNQRNTSRKDCPIALFSGEISHLSQFDAYRNKAVHHVLETVETCILTFSPNLKPELVKALSYELYMSYLGGLRLYALTKDRKVIERMKSQMVASAERVVKS; from the coding sequence TTGAAACCCAAACAAAAAATCTTAGAAAGTTCCTTTGCATTGTTTCGAGAAAAAGGTTTTCAAGCCACGGGAATTGCAGAAATTTTAGATAAAGCTGGTGCTTACAAAAAAACCTTATACGATCATTTCAAATCCAAAGATGACATTGGGTTCGAATATCTAAATTATCTTTCTGAACAACAAAGAGTTGTTATGTTAAAGGTTCTGGCGAAAGCAAATAATATGTCAGACTTCATTGAAAAATGGGTAAACTTTATTGTCAGAAACCAAAGAAATACTTCTCGAAAGGACTGCCCGATCGCTCTTTTTTCAGGGGAAATTTCTCATTTAAGTCAGTTTGATGCATATCGAAATAAAGCAGTACACCATGTTCTAGAAACAGTGGAAACTTGTATTCTTACCTTTTCTCCTAACTTAAAACCTGAACTTGTTAAGGCATTGAGTTATGAATTATATATGAGTTACCTCGGTGGCCTTCGGTTATATGCTTTAACGAAAGATCGTAAGGTGATTGAGAGGATGAAGTCACAAATGGTTGCATCCGCAGAACGTGTTGTTAAAAGTTAA
- the leuA2 gene encoding 2-isopropylmalate synthase LeuA2, translating to MKPNQIKIQDVTLRDGNQALRKPWTLEEKIEVFDLLVELNVDGIEVGFPSSNETEFVASKTLAKRAPVGKPIAGLSRANETEIAKTWDAIQYANKPRMHIVFPVSDFSIRNVLKISEKEVIQKIQKSVSFARSIVGPEVEIQFSGEHFGDAIENFAFTKDAFLSAIEAGANIINLPNTVERYRPMVFVNMVKEISEFIGNKAKVSVHTHNDLGMATATSVECVYVGAEQIEVALNGLGERAGNTNLYETCIALHQNGETLGINFQRIYPTAKRIAEMTGIPIGEKTPIIGEDIFSHRSGIHQDGVAKTIKQSKGAYRTFSPEFVGRKDAETISFTNQSGHRAIQFLLENRGIFVPQTKVHQLFETAKSISSKENNREITEAELVELATGLVASL from the coding sequence ATGAAACCAAATCAAATTAAAATCCAAGATGTTACTTTGCGGGATGGAAACCAGGCTTTACGAAAACCCTGGACCTTAGAAGAAAAAATAGAAGTCTTCGACTTACTTGTCGAATTGAATGTAGATGGAATCGAAGTAGGATTCCCCTCTTCTAATGAAACAGAATTTGTTGCAAGTAAGACCTTAGCCAAACGAGCACCAGTTGGTAAACCGATTGCAGGATTATCAAGAGCCAATGAAACAGAAATCGCCAAAACCTGGGATGCCATCCAATATGCGAACAAACCGAGAATGCATATTGTATTTCCCGTAAGTGATTTTTCCATTCGGAATGTTTTAAAAATTTCTGAAAAAGAAGTCATCCAAAAGATTCAAAAGTCTGTTTCTTTTGCTAGGTCCATTGTCGGACCAGAAGTTGAGATCCAATTCTCAGGTGAACATTTTGGTGATGCCATCGAAAATTTTGCATTCACGAAAGATGCGTTTCTATCGGCGATTGAAGCTGGTGCCAATATCATCAACTTACCCAATACAGTCGAACGTTACCGACCGATGGTGTTTGTAAATATGGTCAAGGAAATAAGTGAGTTCATTGGAAACAAAGCCAAAGTTTCGGTTCATACACACAATGATTTAGGAATGGCCACTGCCACTTCCGTAGAATGTGTTTATGTGGGGGCTGAACAAATTGAAGTGGCTTTGAATGGATTAGGAGAAAGAGCAGGAAATACTAATTTGTATGAAACGTGTATCGCCTTACATCAAAATGGTGAAACTTTAGGAATTAATTTCCAAAGGATTTATCCTACTGCAAAACGAATTGCTGAAATGACAGGCATTCCTATTGGAGAAAAAACACCCATCATTGGAGAAGATATTTTTTCGCACAGGTCTGGTATCCACCAAGATGGTGTCGCAAAGACCATAAAACAATCAAAAGGTGCTTACCGGACTTTCTCTCCCGAATTTGTCGGCAGAAAAGATGCAGAAACCATCTCGTTTACCAACCAATCGGGACATAGAGCCATCCAATTTTTATTAGAAAACCGAGGAATTTTTGTGCCCCAAACAAAAGTACATCAGTTATTTGAGACAGCCAAGTCCATTTCTTCAAAGGAAAACAACAGAGAAATCACCGAAGCAGAGTTAGTGGAATTAGCGACAGGTTTGGTGGCATCTCTCTGA
- a CDS encoding DUF4349 domain-containing protein has protein sequence MEIFKKLFSFVFFLSISFLFVSCSSSKEMGREKKSFSRSYDEGPDYVSSAPVVTPSGEANQNNPKVHKRMMVYSVNVNLQSKEIESKVTEIIKLAESYGGYALQYSSNGSVQLKIPAEKLKQFLFTLRNQSQNYSEEVSAQDVTEDYTDTEIRMENSLKMRVRLLEILKSAKTLEETLKVEAELNKVSESIERWEGKLKYLSSAVQLSSVHVQVRQKWEPVVQKEYKPGPLGYPFYYLYLGLGKVKDGIIWMFVQEIPKEKTEIPE, from the coding sequence ATGGAAATCTTTAAAAAACTTTTTTCCTTCGTATTTTTCCTCAGCATTTCCTTTCTTTTTGTATCCTGTTCTTCCTCAAAAGAAATGGGCAGAGAAAAAAAATCATTCAGTCGTTCTTATGATGAAGGTCCTGACTATGTTTCCTCCGCTCCCGTAGTAACTCCTTCTGGGGAGGCAAACCAAAATAATCCCAAAGTCCACAAAAGAATGATGGTCTATTCTGTGAATGTTAATTTGCAGTCAAAAGAAATTGAATCCAAAGTAACCGAGATCATCAAACTTGCAGAATCTTATGGAGGTTATGCGCTTCAATACAGTTCAAATGGAAGTGTTCAGCTTAAAATCCCCGCAGAAAAACTAAAACAGTTTTTATTTACCTTACGAAACCAATCACAAAACTATTCCGAAGAAGTATCTGCACAAGACGTAACGGAAGATTACACAGACACTGAAATACGAATGGAGAATTCTCTTAAAATGAGAGTTCGACTTTTGGAAATATTAAAATCGGCAAAAACTTTAGAAGAAACATTAAAAGTCGAAGCAGAATTAAATAAGGTTTCCGAATCCATTGAAAGATGGGAGGGGAAATTAAAATATCTTTCTAGTGCGGTCCAACTATCTTCTGTTCATGTGCAAGTACGTCAAAAATGGGAACCAGTTGTACAAAAGGAATACAAACCTGGGCCACTAGGATATCCTTTTTATTATCTTTATCTCGGTCTTGGGAAAGTAAAAGACGGAATCATTTGGATGTTTGTCCAAGAGATCCCAAAAGAGAAAACAGAAATTCCTGAATGA
- a CDS encoding N-acyl-D-amino-acid deacylase family protein: protein MADTLIKQARIFDGSTNPSYIGDVRIKDGVVLSISKTELSPKPGETVVDAKGLWLTPGFIDFHTHYDAEIEMSPDLSESVRHGITTISLGSCSLSLAVGDPTDLADMFSRVEAIPRKNVLSILESKKNWNSALEYKKHLNNIPLGPNVTSFAGHSAIRAHVMGLERSLTKGEVPTKQELERMNQILEEALDAGFMGLSINTLIWDKMDGSRFRSRPLPSTYANWSEYQYLNKTLRKRGKVFQGVPNVSTKVNVLMFLKEAFGLFRKPLKTTIISLMDVKFDPGLYKLLGLIGRITNTIFRSDFKFQALPEPFDLYADGMDVVVFEEFAAGAKANHIEDELERKQLMKDPSYRSWFKRQWTNWFLPRVFHRNFKETKIVDAPDKSLIGKSIDDVAKEKGVHSVTAFLDLVAEHGNKVRWYTVMANHRKEPLQKIVSYPDILIGFSDAGAHLRGMAHYNFPLRMLKLVRDAELEKKPFMTMERAVHRLTGEIGDWFGIDAGYIKEGKRADLVLIDPNKLDESLAKDVEAPMPFMEDFKRWVRRNDDTVKKVYINGKLAIDQGKPVTALGKEKGYGSFLESTIGT from the coding sequence ATGGCAGACACTCTCATCAAACAGGCGAGAATTTTCGACGGCAGCACAAATCCATCTTATATAGGGGATGTGCGAATTAAGGATGGAGTCGTTTTATCCATATCAAAAACAGAATTAAGTCCGAAGCCTGGTGAAACAGTCGTCGATGCAAAAGGTCTTTGGCTCACACCGGGATTCATCGACTTTCATACACATTATGATGCAGAGATTGAAATGTCTCCAGACCTTTCAGAGTCAGTTCGCCATGGAATCACCACCATTTCTCTCGGAAGTTGTTCTTTAAGTTTGGCCGTTGGTGATCCAACTGATTTGGCTGACATGTTTAGTCGTGTGGAAGCAATTCCCAGGAAGAATGTTTTATCCATCCTCGAAAGTAAAAAAAATTGGAACTCTGCTTTAGAATACAAAAAACATTTAAACAATATTCCCCTTGGGCCTAATGTTACATCTTTTGCTGGCCACTCAGCCATTCGTGCTCATGTTATGGGACTCGAACGATCCTTAACAAAAGGAGAAGTTCCCACAAAACAAGAGTTAGAAAGAATGAATCAAATTCTCGAAGAAGCACTTGATGCCGGTTTTATGGGTCTTTCTATCAACACTCTGATTTGGGATAAGATGGATGGATCTCGATTTCGATCAAGACCTCTACCTTCCACGTATGCAAATTGGAGCGAATACCAATACCTAAACAAAACACTGAGGAAAAGAGGAAAGGTCTTCCAAGGTGTTCCGAATGTTTCGACAAAAGTCAATGTTTTGATGTTTTTAAAAGAAGCGTTTGGTTTATTTCGTAAACCACTAAAAACAACAATCATCTCTCTTATGGATGTTAAGTTTGATCCAGGTTTATATAAACTTCTTGGACTCATCGGAAGGATCACAAACACCATTTTCAGATCTGACTTTAAATTCCAAGCCCTTCCGGAACCTTTCGATTTGTATGCAGATGGAATGGACGTTGTTGTTTTTGAAGAATTTGCTGCCGGAGCCAAAGCAAATCATATCGAAGATGAATTAGAAAGAAAACAACTTATGAAAGATCCAAGTTATAGGTCTTGGTTTAAACGCCAATGGACAAATTGGTTTTTACCAAGAGTTTTCCATCGTAACTTCAAAGAAACAAAGATCGTGGACGCACCTGACAAATCTCTCATTGGGAAATCAATTGATGATGTTGCCAAAGAGAAAGGTGTTCATTCCGTAACAGCTTTCCTAGATCTTGTAGCCGAACATGGAAATAAAGTACGTTGGTATACGGTGATGGCCAATCACAGGAAAGAACCATTACAAAAAATTGTATCCTATCCAGACATTTTAATCGGTTTTTCGGATGCGGGTGCGCACTTACGAGGAATGGCCCACTACAATTTTCCACTTCGTATGTTAAAACTAGTAAGAGATGCAGAACTCGAAAAAAAACCTTTTATGACAATGGAAAGAGCAGTCCATAGACTTACGGGAGAAATTGGAGATTGGTTTGGAATTGATGCTGGATACATCAAAGAAGGAAAACGAGCCGACTTAGTTTTAATCGACCCAAATAAATTGGACGAGTCTCTGGCAAAAGATGTAGAAGCTCCTATGCCATTTATGGAAGACTTCAAACGTTGGGTTCGCCGTAACGATGATACTGTGAAAAAAGTGTACATCAACGGAAAACTGGCCATTGACCAAGGAAAACCTGTCACTGCCCTTGGAAAAGAAAAAGGTTATGGTAGCTTTTTAGAATCCACAATCGGCACATAA